From the genome of Geminocystis herdmanii PCC 6308, one region includes:
- a CDS encoding ABC transporter ATP-binding protein, which yields MASKTIHPLSRLLKYSHKYQTSINQAVTCSVLNKIFDLAPPVLIGAAVDVVVKKQDSFIARFGIKEVFDQLLVLTLLSVLIWTLESVFEYAYERLWRNLAQNMQNDLRLNAYRHIQNLELEYFENNSTGRLLAILNDDINQLERFLDVGANEILQVLTTVVVISGAFFFLTPNTAWMTIIPIPIIIWGAIAFQKLLTPRYAEVREKVSLLNSRLANNLMGITTIKSFTTEQYEIERIRKDSEAYLQSNQRAIVLSAAFVPLIRFIILAGFTGILLFGGMEVEKGNLTVGTYSVLVFMTQRLLWPLTRLGQTLDLYQRAMASTARVMDVLDTPMTIHSGDLPLPFDRVKGEIEFNNISFAYFDREPVIENFNLKIPATSTVAIVGSTGSGKSTIVKLLLRFYEIQSGNITLDGINLKDIVLYDLRRAIGLVSQDVFLFHGSVRENIAYGNPNATENDIIHSAKMAEAHDFIMELPQQYDTIVGERGQKLSGGQRQRLSIARAILKNPPILILDEATSAVDNETEAAIAKSLEHITENRTTIMIAHRLSTIRHADCIYVVEKGKIVESGKHEELLEKRGIYNSLWQVQTGNTHFV from the coding sequence ATGGCATCTAAAACTATTCATCCTTTATCCCGTTTACTGAAATACTCCCATAAATATCAAACTTCTATTAATCAAGCTGTAACTTGCTCGGTTTTAAATAAAATATTTGATTTAGCTCCCCCCGTGCTAATTGGGGCAGCAGTGGATGTTGTAGTGAAAAAACAAGACTCTTTTATCGCTAGATTTGGGATAAAGGAAGTTTTTGATCAATTATTGGTTTTAACCTTATTATCGGTTTTAATATGGACTTTAGAATCGGTTTTTGAGTACGCATACGAGCGGTTATGGCGTAATCTTGCTCAAAATATGCAAAATGATTTACGTCTTAATGCCTATCGTCACATTCAAAATCTGGAGTTAGAATATTTTGAAAATAACAGCACGGGAAGGCTTTTAGCAATTCTTAATGATGATATTAATCAGTTAGAGAGGTTTTTGGATGTTGGCGCTAATGAAATTTTACAGGTTTTAACTACGGTTGTTGTTATCAGTGGTGCTTTTTTCTTTTTGACTCCGAATACGGCATGGATGACAATTATTCCTATTCCCATAATTATTTGGGGTGCGATCGCATTTCAAAAACTGTTAACCCCTCGTTATGCGGAAGTTAGGGAAAAAGTTAGTTTGTTGAATAGTCGCCTAGCTAATAATTTGATGGGTATTACTACTATTAAAAGTTTTACCACAGAACAATATGAAATTGAACGCATCCGCAAAGATAGTGAAGCGTATCTACAAAGTAATCAAAGAGCGATCGTACTCAGTGCGGCTTTTGTGCCATTGATTCGATTTATTATTTTGGCAGGATTTACGGGAATATTGCTTTTTGGAGGCATGGAAGTCGAAAAAGGTAACTTGACGGTGGGTACTTATAGTGTACTGGTTTTTATGACACAAAGATTACTTTGGCCTCTCACTCGTTTAGGGCAAACCCTCGACTTATATCAACGGGCGATGGCTTCCACAGCAAGGGTTATGGATGTTTTAGATACTCCTATGACGATTCATTCGGGAGATTTGCCTTTACCTTTTGATAGGGTAAAAGGGGAGATTGAGTTTAATAATATCAGTTTTGCCTATTTCGATCGAGAGCCAGTCATTGAAAATTTTAACTTGAAGATTCCTGCCACTTCCACTGTTGCCATTGTCGGTTCGACAGGTTCAGGAAAAAGCACTATAGTTAAGTTATTGTTGCGATTCTATGAGATTCAGTCGGGAAACATCACCCTTGACGGTATCAATCTTAAAGATATTGTACTGTACGACTTACGCCGTGCCATTGGTTTAGTCAGTCAAGATGTATTTTTATTTCACGGTAGTGTTAGGGAAAATATCGCCTATGGTAATCCCAACGCCACCGAAAATGACATTATTCACTCCGCTAAAATGGCAGAAGCCCATGATTTTATCATGGAGTTACCTCAACAGTATGATACGATCGTGGGGGAAAGAGGTCAAAAACTTTCAGGAGGGCAACGTCAAAGACTATCCATTGCTAGGGCAATTCTCAAAAATCCCCCCATTCTCATCCTTGATGAAGCTACCTCCGCCGTAGATAATGAAACAGAGGCTGCGATCGCAAAATCTTTAGAACATATTACAGAAAATCGTACTACTATTATGATTGCGCATCGATTGTCAACTATCCGTCACGCTGACTGTATTTATGTGGTAGAAAAAGGCAAAATTGTGGAATCAGGAAAACATGAAGAATTGTTAGAAAAACGAGGAATTTATAACAGTTTATGGCAAGTGCAAACAGGCAATACTCATTTTGTTTAA
- a CDS encoding phosphodiester glycosidase family protein yields MWKKLLKSKFLLLTFCSIFLVNFIGNIPQLITTGKFLNPVFAQSAPLNIISQGKTVLINQKTVNLPWIQWQENNVIHTGVSDMNAEAILGLELMSTSSPEKQPVKWFNYHDILPAKFINPFRYLDITNLTKITALEINKNNNILELNLPSSQVNKVYEVPENQGKKIIIELDKPSFFQVSQGKDQAIITINAQASSALFDTIKPFKPLDTSGLQEEEGDEIREDKSPPKNNLFTVTNPDNKTLVNITLPVGNNIKVTSANPSLLLVEIKPYAINPRDISWNNDLFFSRKYINLNNNQDSFLVSSLMFNLKSFNVDLQPILPNNNTVIGTAPLKTTAQNSEAMAAINAGFFNRNNQLPLGAIKNRNNWLSSPILNRGVMAWNDMGEVQFDRVMVEEIITTDKGDRFINSYINSGYIQAGVARYTNSWGNNYTTLSDNEILVMVENNTVKDKIMARKAGEDSLTIPPRNYLLVFRSAKTLGDKININDQITLNTGTIPANFANYPYIIGAGPLLLLNNQIVLNGEAEKFSKAFNTQKASRSAIAVDNQGRMLLVAVHNRVGGNGATLAEFAQLLQRMGAVSALNLDGGSSTQMYLGGEIVDRSSATAARVHNGIGVFYRQK; encoded by the coding sequence ATGTGGAAAAAACTCTTAAAATCGAAATTTTTATTACTCACGTTTTGCTCCATTTTTTTAGTAAATTTTATTGGTAATATTCCTCAATTAATTACCACAGGAAAATTTTTAAATCCAGTATTTGCTCAATCAGCACCCTTAAATATTATTAGTCAAGGAAAAACCGTTTTAATTAATCAAAAAACTGTTAATCTTCCTTGGATACAGTGGCAAGAAAATAATGTTATTCATACAGGAGTTAGTGATATGAATGCCGAAGCTATTTTAGGCTTAGAATTAATGAGTACAAGTAGCCCAGAAAAACAACCTGTTAAATGGTTTAATTATCATGACATTTTACCTGCTAAATTTATTAATCCTTTTCGTTATTTAGATATAACTAATCTAACTAAAATTACTGCACTAGAAATTAATAAGAATAACAATATCTTAGAGCTAAATTTACCATCTAGTCAAGTAAACAAAGTCTATGAAGTGCCAGAAAATCAAGGTAAAAAAATTATTATTGAGTTAGATAAGCCTAGTTTTTTTCAAGTTAGTCAAGGAAAAGATCAAGCAATTATTACTATAAATGCTCAAGCTAGTTCGGCTTTATTTGATACAATTAAACCGTTTAAGCCCTTAGATACTTCTGGATTACAAGAGGAAGAAGGTGACGAAATAAGAGAGGATAAATCACCGCCTAAAAATAATTTATTTACTGTAACTAATCCCGACAATAAAACTTTAGTTAATATCACTTTACCCGTGGGAAATAATATTAAAGTTACTTCCGCTAATCCTAGTCTTTTGTTAGTGGAAATAAAACCTTATGCTATCAATCCTCGTGATATTAGTTGGAATAATGATCTATTTTTTAGCAGAAAATATATTAATTTAAACAATAATCAAGACTCTTTTTTAGTATCTTCTCTAATGTTTAATTTAAAGAGTTTTAATGTGGATTTACAACCAATTTTACCTAATAATAATACTGTAATTGGCACTGCACCCCTCAAAACTACCGCCCAAAATTCGGAAGCGATGGCGGCTATTAATGCAGGATTTTTTAACCGTAATAATCAGTTACCTTTAGGCGCGATTAAAAACCGTAATAATTGGTTATCAAGCCCTATTTTAAATCGTGGGGTGATGGCATGGAATGATATGGGGGAGGTACAATTCGATCGAGTTATGGTAGAAGAAATTATTACTACAGATAAGGGCGATCGATTTATTAACAGTTACATTAATAGCGGTTATATTCAAGCTGGAGTAGCCCGTTATACCAATAGTTGGGGAAACAATTACACAACCCTCAGCGATAACGAAATTCTGGTGATGGTGGAAAATAACACCGTCAAGGATAAGATTATGGCGAGGAAAGCAGGAGAAGATTCCTTGACAATTCCACCGAGAAACTATCTATTAGTATTTAGAAGTGCCAAGACTTTAGGGGATAAAATCAATATAAATGACCAAATTACCCTAAATACTGGCACTATTCCCGCAAATTTTGCTAATTATCCTTATATTATCGGTGCTGGGCCTCTTTTGCTCTTAAATAATCAAATTGTCTTAAACGGTGAAGCGGAAAAATTCAGTAAAGCCTTTAATACCCAAAAAGCCTCTCGCAGTGCCATCGCCGTGGATAATCAAGGTAGAATGTTGTTAGTAGCAGTGCATAATCGAGTTGGTGGTAATGGTGCTACTTTAGCGGAATTTGCTCAATTATTGCAAAGAATGGGTGCTGTATCCGCATTAAATTTAGACGGTGGCAGTTCAACACAAATGTATCTTGGCGGTGAAATTGTCGATCGATCGTCCGCAACCGCCGCCAGAGTTCATAATGGTATTGGGGTGTTTTATCGTCAAAAATAA
- a CDS encoding XRE family transcriptional regulator — MNNQYLGSNFDNFLEEEGLLVEVEATAIKKIIAYQIEQEMNKLGWTKTEMAKKMNTSRSSLEHLLDPQNASINLQTITKATSTLGKKLRIELI; from the coding sequence ATGAATAATCAGTATCTAGGCAGTAATTTTGATAATTTCTTAGAAGAAGAAGGTTTATTAGTTGAAGTAGAAGCGACGGCGATAAAGAAAATAATTGCCTATCAAATTGAACAAGAAATGAATAAATTAGGTTGGACAAAAACTGAAATGGCAAAAAAAATGAATACTAGCCGTTCATCTTTAGAGCATTTATTAGATCCTCAAAATGCTTCTATTAATCTACAAACTATAACTAAAGCAACGTCCACATTAGGAAAAAAATTGAGAATCGAATTAATCTAA
- a CDS encoding type II toxin-antitoxin system RelE/ParE family toxin translates to MDDQNLILTVIFYRSENNKEPVREWLKNLSQEEKKLIGEAIKTVQFSYPIGMPLVRKIYPDLWEVRINLKNKIARVFFSIQNQSMILLHGFIKKSQKTPNKELKIAQIRLKNLQE, encoded by the coding sequence ATGGATGATCAAAATTTAATTTTAACAGTTATTTTTTATCGATCAGAAAATAATAAAGAACCTGTTAGAGAATGGTTAAAAAACCTATCTCAAGAAGAAAAAAAGCTCATAGGTGAGGCGATTAAAACTGTACAATTTTCTTATCCTATTGGAATGCCATTAGTGAGAAAAATATATCCTGATTTATGGGAGGTGAGAATTAATTTAAAAAATAAAATTGCTAGGGTTTTCTTTAGTATTCAAAATCAGTCAATGATTCTATTACATGGTTTTATTAAAAAGTCACAAAAGACACCTAATAAAGAATTAAAAATAGCTCAAATAAGACTTAAAAATTTACAAGAATAA
- a CDS encoding cytosine deaminase: MTDSQGYWLKNAHIPTCLIVEEGFLPNTRENLSLCDIQIQEGKITQIIPSSPDTIGIDLHKGILLPCFVDIHTHLDKGHIVDRTPNLQGDFDTALEMVKQDSIKWDEEDLYKRMSFGLQCSYAHGTIALRTHLDCHDTQADISLRVWQQLREEWRDKITLQGVSLVGLDSFLTEEGVKLADKIAEVGGVLGGVAYMNPDIDRQLENIFQLAKERNLDLDFHADENGDMYSVCLQKIAKTALKTNFTNNILCGHCCSLSVQPQGVVHKTINLVREANINIVSLPMCNLYLQDRQENITPSWRGVTRVKELKEAGVKVAFASDNCRDPFFAFGDHDMLEVWNQSVRIAHLDTPYSDWIASVSQTPADLMALPQFGRIGVNYPADFIIFKARYFSELLSRPQFDRTLIRHGKIVDRTLPNYPIK; encoded by the coding sequence ATGACGGATTCTCAAGGCTATTGGTTAAAAAATGCCCATATTCCCACTTGTTTAATTGTCGAGGAGGGTTTTCTTCCTAACACAAGAGAAAATTTGTCTCTGTGTGATATACAAATTCAGGAAGGCAAAATCACTCAAATTATTCCCTCCTCTCCTGATACCATCGGTATTGATTTACATAAAGGTATCCTTTTACCCTGTTTTGTGGATATTCACACTCACCTTGATAAAGGGCATATTGTCGATCGAACTCCCAACTTACAAGGAGATTTCGACACTGCTTTAGAAATGGTGAAACAGGATAGTATTAAATGGGATGAGGAAGATTTATATAAAAGAATGAGTTTCGGTTTACAATGCAGTTATGCTCATGGTACGATCGCACTTAGAACCCATTTAGATTGTCATGATACCCAAGCCGACATTAGTTTAAGAGTATGGCAACAGTTGAGGGAGGAATGGCGAGATAAGATAACCTTGCAAGGGGTGTCTTTAGTGGGTTTAGATTCTTTTCTCACGGAGGAGGGTGTCAAACTAGCGGATAAAATAGCAGAAGTCGGAGGAGTTTTGGGGGGAGTTGCCTATATGAATCCCGACATCGACAGGCAACTAGAAAATATTTTTCAATTAGCCAAGGAAAGAAATCTTGATTTAGACTTTCATGCTGACGAAAATGGCGATATGTATTCAGTTTGTCTGCAAAAAATCGCTAAAACTGCGCTTAAAACTAATTTTACTAATAATATCCTTTGCGGACATTGCTGTAGTCTATCTGTACAACCGCAAGGAGTAGTACATAAAACCATTAACCTTGTGAGGGAAGCCAACATCAACATCGTTAGTTTGCCTATGTGTAACTTATATTTGCAGGATAGACAGGAAAATATAACTCCTTCTTGGCGAGGGGTAACGAGAGTAAAGGAATTAAAAGAAGCTGGTGTTAAAGTTGCCTTTGCTAGTGATAATTGTCGTGATCCTTTTTTCGCTTTCGGTGATCATGATATGTTAGAGGTGTGGAATCAGTCGGTGAGAATTGCCCATTTAGACACTCCCTATAGTGATTGGATTGCTTCAGTGTCTCAAACTCCTGCGGATTTAATGGCATTACCTCAATTCGGCAGAATAGGTGTTAATTATCCTGCGGATTTTATCATTTTTAAAGCTCGTTATTTTAGTGAATTGTTATCTCGTCCTCAGTTCGATCGAACTTTGATTAGACATGGTAAGATAGTCGATCGAACTCTACCTAATTATCCCATAAAGTAG
- a CDS encoding permease, whose product MFDLFYPFDWLSTQIVTKLLGLSVESPLGGSLHFFFYDVPKVLTLLVVISFVVGTFQSFLEAEKVRIYLEGKRKLSGNILAAILGAITPFCSCSAVPLFIGFIKAGIPLGITFSYLISAPMVDAVAVFLLLALFGLKVTLFYIIFGVTLAVISGYIIGLLKLEKWVESFIWEMKRQSADNEKIDELDIIEAEKITWNERFKIGYFQSSEILKSVWLYVVIGIAIGAGIHGYLPTEFISQWIGGNNPFAVPIAVLFGVPLYTNIAGVLPIASALFAKGMPIGTVLSFTMAVTALSLPQMIILRKVLKPKLLAIFISLTTFGIICVGYLFNAVLV is encoded by the coding sequence ATGTTTGATTTATTTTATCCCTTTGATTGGTTATCAACTCAAATAGTTACAAAATTATTAGGTTTATCTGTCGAATCACCTTTAGGGGGAAGTTTACACTTTTTCTTTTATGATGTGCCGAAAGTCTTAACTTTATTAGTGGTAATTAGCTTTGTTGTCGGCACTTTTCAAAGTTTTTTAGAAGCCGAAAAAGTTAGAATTTATTTAGAAGGAAAACGCAAATTAAGTGGTAATATTTTAGCGGCAATCTTAGGGGCAATTACTCCATTTTGTTCTTGTTCTGCTGTACCTTTATTTATCGGTTTTATCAAGGCTGGAATACCTTTAGGAATTACCTTTTCTTACTTAATTTCTGCCCCGATGGTGGATGCAGTAGCGGTATTTTTACTCTTAGCTTTATTTGGTTTAAAAGTTACTTTATTTTACATCATTTTTGGGGTTACATTAGCAGTAATTTCAGGTTATATAATTGGCTTATTAAAACTAGAAAAATGGGTTGAATCTTTCATCTGGGAAATGAAAAGACAATCAGCTGATAATGAAAAAATAGATGAATTAGACATCATTGAAGCTGAAAAAATAACATGGAATGAGCGGTTTAAAATTGGTTATTTTCAATCTAGTGAAATTCTTAAATCTGTTTGGCTTTATGTGGTAATTGGTATTGCTATTGGTGCGGGGATTCACGGCTATTTACCCACTGAATTTATAAGTCAATGGATAGGAGGAAATAATCCTTTTGCTGTGCCTATTGCAGTGTTATTTGGAGTGCCCCTTTATACCAATATTGCTGGAGTTTTACCTATTGCTTCCGCCTTATTTGCTAAAGGTATGCCCATCGGCACAGTTTTATCTTTTACGATGGCAGTAACGGCTCTTTCTTTACCACAAATGATTATTTTACGCAAGGTTTTAAAACCTAAATTATTAGCTATTTTTATTAGTTTAACGACTTTTGGAATTATTTGCGTTGGTTATTTATTTAATGCAGTTTTAGTCTAA
- a CDS encoding thioredoxin family protein, with product MTLKLEILGTGCKKCQQLESNAKNAVENLNLTADINHITDSIEIATRGVMSTPALAINGKVVSKGKVLTPEQIETLLK from the coding sequence ATGACACTTAAACTAGAAATTTTAGGCACAGGTTGCAAAAAATGTCAACAATTAGAATCTAATGCTAAAAATGCCGTTGAGAATCTTAACCTTACCGCCGACATTAACCATATCACCGATTCGATCGAAATTGCTACCCGTGGAGTGATGTCAACTCCTGCCTTAGCTATCAATGGCAAAGTTGTCAGTAAAGGGAAAGTGTTAACCCCCGAACAAATTGAAACATTGCTAAAATAA
- a CDS encoding beta-lactamase hydrolase domain-containing protein, with the protein MLKNIREHLAIGSIVDTDKLQEIHQQGYHTIIDLCTEREGNLLDEKAMTDLGFKYLNIPVSPQNINMDTLNNIKEAINCTPQYVYIRCASGLRAGVMTLLTVADEENWTQEQYQAEFAKLELQHKENCPLKDFTENYFTQQ; encoded by the coding sequence ATGTTAAAGAATATCAGAGAACATCTTGCTATAGGTTCGATCGTAGATACAGATAAACTCCAAGAAATCCATCAACAAGGTTATCACACTATCATTGACTTATGTACGGAGAGAGAAGGTAACTTATTAGATGAAAAAGCCATGACAGATTTAGGGTTTAAATATCTTAATATCCCTGTATCTCCCCAAAATATTAATATGGATACCCTGAATAATATTAAAGAAGCCATTAACTGCACCCCTCAGTATGTATATATCCGTTGTGCATCGGGATTACGAGCAGGAGTAATGACACTATTGACGGTAGCGGATGAAGAAAATTGGACACAAGAGCAATACCAAGCTGAATTTGCTAAGTTGGAATTACAACATAAAGAAAATTGCCCATTGAAAGATTTTACTGAAAATTATTTTACTCAACAATAA
- a CDS encoding MerR family transcriptional regulator, translating to MLQVKQVCQQLNINAQTIYYYERIGLISPQRSESGYRLFSSEDMENLYFILQVKLLGLTLEEIKELLNLKKGRSLSCQVVYDQLKGKIAEIEDKIRQLEGLKSELMPLLKQCEVNLHNPNPDHQCQVLNVNN from the coding sequence ATGTTGCAAGTCAAACAAGTTTGTCAACAATTAAATATTAATGCTCAAACAATCTACTATTATGAACGTATTGGGTTAATTTCTCCTCAACGTAGCGAGTCGGGTTATCGTCTTTTTTCCTCTGAAGATATGGAAAATTTATATTTTATTCTCCAAGTTAAATTATTAGGGTTAACCCTTGAGGAAATTAAAGAATTATTAAATCTGAAAAAGGGTCGATCGCTCTCCTGCCAAGTGGTATATGATCAATTAAAAGGCAAAATAGCGGAAATTGAGGACAAAATTCGACAATTAGAAGGATTAAAAAGTGAATTAATGCCTTTATTAAAACAATGCGAAGTTAATCTTCATAATCCTAATCCTGATCATCAATGTCAAGTGTTAAATGTAAATAATTAG
- a CDS encoding DUF262 domain-containing protein, which translates to MQAGETILRDIIQGEKQYIIPLFQRPYSWGKPQWEQLWNDIIELWESDSNSPHFFGSIVTMQIESSPEGVSKFLLIDGQQRLTTILILLCTLRDQAEINNNKNLGKEINDKYLINAYEEGENLYKLLPTQIDRHFFYQIINQNKFEDKQSKQGIYECYQFFIRKIKRFPDNDYKKLISIIGGCLIVISIVLGKDDNPYLVFESLNAKGQPLTQADLIRNYLFMGIQGNKQDKIYEQYWLPMQNLLQDNLTDFMRHYLTKKGKDVKINQVYFELKEQAIKDNVSDYLKDIYKFANYYAIFLNPERENNLQVRKYLNRIKSLDIKTVYPFLLNCYDDWQQNKLTEIDFIDICKIIENFIIRRFVCNVQTRGLNRIFALLYSQVSKNIDLENIKFLEELKRHLQTQDYPQDDEFSENIKKVKLYGSNRTEKARLILESIEEFFGHKEIVSFENLTIEHIMPQKLNEWWKNHLGEDYEITHDLLLHSLGNLTLTAYNSELSNDTFTNKQRELNNSHLEVNKYFQNVDSWRRENIENRGEELANIALEIWHYFGDKNYKGKVRKGVTGSIPKSLNFFEEEYSVKTWRDVLEITLNTIAEVETEKFEELLLTFPRFLSKNKGDLRSTRQLKNGIFVEVSLSAQDIYSFCQKILENGDLSREDWQINLED; encoded by the coding sequence ATGCAAGCCGGAGAAACCATTTTACGGGATATTATACAAGGAGAAAAACAGTATATTATTCCCCTATTTCAACGCCCTTATAGTTGGGGAAAACCTCAATGGGAACAACTTTGGAATGATATTATTGAATTATGGGAAAGTGACTCTAATTCACCGCATTTTTTTGGCTCGATTGTGACAATGCAAATAGAGTCTTCTCCCGAAGGAGTAAGCAAGTTTTTATTAATCGACGGGCAACAAAGATTAACAACTATATTAATACTTTTATGCACTCTTAGAGATCAAGCAGAAATAAATAATAACAAAAATCTTGGTAAAGAAATTAATGATAAATATTTGATTAATGCCTATGAAGAAGGAGAAAATCTTTATAAACTTTTACCTACTCAAATAGATAGACATTTTTTTTATCAAATTATTAATCAAAATAAATTTGAGGATAAGCAATCTAAACAGGGTATTTATGAATGTTATCAATTTTTTATTCGTAAAATTAAAAGATTTCCTGATAATGATTATAAAAAATTAATTAGTATTATTGGCGGTTGTTTAATCGTTATAAGCATTGTTTTAGGAAAAGATGATAATCCCTATTTAGTCTTTGAAAGTTTAAATGCAAAAGGGCAACCTTTAACCCAAGCTGATTTAATTCGTAATTATTTATTCATGGGTATTCAAGGTAATAAACAAGATAAAATTTATGAGCAATATTGGCTACCAATGCAAAATTTGTTACAAGATAATTTAACAGATTTTATGAGGCATTATTTAACAAAAAAAGGAAAAGATGTTAAGATAAATCAGGTATATTTTGAATTAAAAGAACAAGCAATTAAAGATAATGTTAGTGATTATCTTAAAGATATTTATAAATTTGCTAATTATTATGCTATTTTTCTTAATCCAGAGCGAGAAAATAATCTTCAAGTTAGGAAATATTTAAACAGAATTAAAAGCCTAGATATAAAAACTGTCTATCCTTTTTTATTAAATTGTTATGACGATTGGCAACAGAATAAGTTAACAGAAATAGATTTTATTGATATTTGTAAAATTATTGAAAATTTTATTATCAGGCGCTTTGTTTGTAATGTACAAACGAGGGGATTAAATCGTATTTTTGCCCTTTTATATAGTCAAGTTAGTAAAAATATTGACTTAGAAAATATTAAGTTTTTAGAAGAATTAAAAAGACATTTACAAACTCAAGATTATCCTCAAGATGATGAATTTAGTGAGAATATAAAAAAGGTTAAATTATATGGTAGTAATCGCACAGAAAAAGCTCGATTAATCTTAGAATCCATCGAAGAATTTTTTGGGCATAAAGAAATAGTATCTTTTGAAAATCTTACCATTGAGCATATTATGCCTCAGAAATTAAATGAATGGTGGAAAAATCATCTAGGAGAAGATTACGAAATAACCCATGATTTGTTATTGCATTCTTTAGGAAATTTAACCTTAACTGCCTATAACTCCGAATTGTCTAATGATACTTTTACGAATAAACAAAGAGAATTAAACAATAGTCATTTAGAAGTTAATAAATATTTTCAAAATGTGGATAGTTGGCGTAGGGAAAATATCGAAAATCGAGGAGAGGAATTAGCTAATATTGCTTTAGAAATTTGGCATTATTTTGGGGATAAAAATTATAAAGGAAAGGTGAGAAAAGGTGTCACGGGAAGTATTCCTAAGAGTTTAAATTTTTTTGAGGAGGAATATTCTGTTAAAACTTGGAGAGATGTTTTAGAGATAACTTTAAATACAATTGCGGAAGTAGAAACAGAAAAATTTGAGGAATTATTATTAACATTTCCTCGTTTTCTCTCGAAAAATAAAGGGGATTTACGATCGACTCGTCAATTAAAAAATGGTATTTTTGTAGAAGTGTCATTATCGGCACAAGATATTTATTCTTTTTGTCAAAAAATCCTTGAAAATGGTGATTTATCAAGGGAAGATTGGCAAATAAATCTTGAAGACTAA